The Geomonas ferrireducens genome includes a window with the following:
- a CDS encoding glycogen/starch/alpha-glucan phosphorylase, which translates to MKQKKSKALSSLDFCDLSPLSMDRQGLMDDFIHHYCHHLGRDKYCSSMRYRYQAIAHTIRERLIERWNNTRYAYINADCKTGYYLSLEFLMGRAMGNALLNLGICGPTGEAMQQLGMDLEELAEEEVDAGLGNGGLGRLAACFLDSCATLQLPVMGYGIRYEYGMFRQDIKDGRQVEEPDHWLRDGNPWEMERPEYTQRVRFGGRCEIRRNDDGTQSYCWLDTHDVLAVPYDIPIPGYRNGTVNTLRLWKAAATDVFDLDEFNAGSYTESVAMKNEAENITMVLYPNDASENGKALRLRQQYFLASASLQDVMERWIYRQGKVFDHFAERNCFQLNDTHPSCAVPELMRLLMDEQGLGWDEAWAITTSTMAYTNHTLLPEALEKWSVPLFRQLMPRLLDIILEINARFLAEVAARWPGDGERLARMSIIEEGEVQQVRMAYLAIVGSFSVNGVAALHSELLVQGLFRDFYEFWPEKFNNKTNGVTPRRWLARCNPGLTALLASRIGDGFVADLAKISGAAPLADDPEFRAAWHAVKQANKERLAALVREQCGVAFNTEGLFDVQVKRIHEYKRQLLNVLHVIHLYDRIKRGDTAEWTNRCVLIGGKAAPGYYMAKLIIKLINNVARVVNEDPEVGDRLKVAFLPNYRVTAMEVICPGTDLSEQISTAGKEASGTGNMKFMMNGAITIGTLDGANIEIREEVGDDNFFVFGLTAEEVEGLRKSYNPAGIVASYPDLERVMQLLASGRFNMFEKGIFDPIIAAIMSPADPWMVAADFRSYVKAQRKAAERYRDREGWTRMSIINSARSGKFSTDRTISEYNEGIWHLRPVQPKR; encoded by the coding sequence ATGAAACAGAAGAAATCCAAGGCGCTTTCTTCGCTAGATTTCTGTGACCTTTCCCCTCTTTCCATGGACCGGCAGGGGCTCATGGATGATTTCATACACCACTACTGCCATCACCTGGGGCGCGACAAGTACTGCAGCAGCATGCGCTACCGTTACCAGGCCATCGCCCACACCATCCGTGAACGCCTCATTGAACGCTGGAACAACACGCGCTACGCCTACATAAACGCCGACTGCAAAACTGGTTATTACCTATCCCTCGAGTTCCTGATGGGGCGCGCCATGGGAAACGCCCTTTTGAACCTCGGCATCTGCGGTCCGACCGGCGAGGCCATGCAGCAACTCGGGATGGATCTCGAGGAACTGGCAGAAGAGGAGGTGGACGCGGGACTCGGTAACGGCGGCCTCGGGCGCCTCGCTGCCTGCTTCCTGGACAGTTGCGCCACGCTGCAGCTGCCAGTGATGGGGTACGGCATCCGCTATGAATACGGCATGTTCCGGCAGGATATCAAGGACGGCCGCCAAGTCGAGGAGCCCGATCACTGGCTTAGAGACGGCAACCCGTGGGAGATGGAACGCCCCGAGTACACCCAGCGGGTGCGCTTCGGCGGCCGCTGCGAGATACGGCGCAACGACGACGGCACGCAGAGCTACTGCTGGCTCGACACGCATGACGTTCTCGCCGTTCCCTACGACATCCCGATCCCCGGGTACCGAAACGGCACCGTCAACACCCTGAGGCTCTGGAAGGCGGCGGCAACCGATGTCTTCGACCTCGACGAGTTCAACGCGGGAAGCTACACCGAATCGGTCGCGATGAAGAACGAGGCGGAGAACATCACCATGGTGCTCTACCCCAACGACGCGAGCGAAAACGGCAAGGCCCTGCGCCTGAGGCAGCAGTACTTCCTCGCCTCGGCGAGCCTGCAGGACGTCATGGAGCGTTGGATTTACCGCCAGGGGAAGGTCTTCGACCACTTCGCCGAGCGCAACTGCTTCCAACTGAACGACACCCATCCAAGCTGCGCCGTACCCGAGCTTATGCGGCTACTCATGGACGAGCAGGGGCTCGGCTGGGATGAGGCCTGGGCCATCACCACGAGCACCATGGCCTACACGAACCACACCCTGCTCCCCGAGGCGCTGGAGAAGTGGTCGGTACCGCTTTTCAGGCAGCTCATGCCGCGGCTTCTCGATATCATCCTCGAGATCAACGCGCGCTTCTTAGCCGAGGTGGCGGCGCGCTGGCCCGGCGACGGGGAGCGTTTGGCCAGGATGTCCATCATCGAGGAAGGGGAGGTGCAGCAGGTCCGCATGGCCTACCTCGCTATCGTCGGGAGCTTCTCGGTTAACGGCGTCGCTGCGCTGCACTCGGAACTGCTGGTGCAGGGGCTCTTCCGTGACTTCTACGAGTTTTGGCCCGAGAAGTTCAACAACAAGACCAACGGCGTCACGCCGCGCCGCTGGCTTGCGCGCTGCAACCCGGGCCTCACCGCGCTCCTCGCCTCTCGAATCGGCGACGGCTTCGTGGCCGACCTCGCCAAAATCTCCGGGGCCGCGCCACTTGCCGATGATCCCGAATTCCGCGCGGCGTGGCACGCGGTGAAGCAGGCGAACAAGGAGCGGCTGGCTGCCCTCGTGCGTGAGCAGTGCGGTGTCGCCTTCAACACGGAAGGCCTCTTCGATGTCCAGGTGAAGCGCATCCACGAGTACAAGCGCCAGCTTTTGAACGTGCTGCACGTGATACACCTCTACGACCGTATCAAGCGCGGCGACACCGCCGAGTGGACCAACCGCTGCGTGCTGATCGGCGGCAAGGCGGCCCCCGGCTATTACATGGCGAAGCTGATCATAAAGCTGATCAACAACGTGGCGCGCGTGGTGAACGAAGACCCCGAGGTGGGTGACCGCTTGAAGGTCGCTTTCCTCCCCAATTACCGCGTCACCGCAATGGAGGTGATCTGCCCCGGGACCGATCTCTCCGAGCAGATCTCCACCGCCGGCAAGGAGGCCTCCGGCACCGGCAACATGAAGTTCATGATGAACGGCGCCATCACCATCGGCACCCTGGACGGCGCCAATATCGAGATCCGCGAGGAGGTGGGGGACGACAACTTCTTCGTCTTCGGGCTCACAGCCGAAGAGGTGGAGGGGCTGCGCAAAAGCTACAACCCGGCCGGCATCGTCGCCTCTTATCCCGACCTGGAGCGGGTCATGCAGCTTCTCGCCAGCGGCCGCTTCAACATGTTCGAAAAAGGGATTTTTGACCCGATCATCGCCGCCATCATGAGCCCGGCTGATCCCTGGATGGTAGCCGCCGACTTCCGCAGCTACGTGAAGGCGCAGCGCAAGGCCGCAGAGAGGTACCGCGACCGCGAAGGCTGGACCAGGATGAGCATCATCAACAGTGCACGCAGCGGGAAGTTCTCCACGGACCGGACCATCTCGGAGTACAACGAGGGGATATGGCACCTGAGGCCGGTGCAGCCGAAGCGGTAA
- a CDS encoding monovalent cation:proton antiporter family protein translates to MDFHALRDIVVLFGLALFTVVVLRKLRLPSIIGFLITGFLAGPYALGFIRNTHQVEQMAEYGVVLLLFTIGMEFSLKELMRIRHMVLIGGGLQLVLTIIAVAVIGSLDHFPLSQAIFFGFLVALSSTAIVMKLMMDAGEMDTPQGKAALGILIFQDLCIVPLMLFTPFLAGGGEGLADIAVVSAKAGAVVLGAHYGSRFVVPWLFEQVVKTRSRELFVLSIIFIGMGTAWLTAQVGLSLALGAFIAGLAISESEYSHQALSDIMPFREAFMSLFFISVGMLLKPAILLKFPLLLIGLVVSIILIKAVLTTAVGFALGLPMRIAVIAGLSLAQIGEFSFVLSRSGLSYGLLTRETYQLFLGASIATMALTPLCLKISGPVADFLIGVLPHHWTRGRSSLAQNGDKVAFRDHVIVVGYGVNGKNLAGVLKNLEIPRVIIETNPFTVRSLRIQGESIIFGDASKPEILEHAAIRDARIVVIAISDAAASRRIAALVRQMNPSIHVIVRTRYLLEMEPLFKLGANEVIPEEFETSVEILSRVLKRFLIPQDVIEECIADVRRDGYDMLRSASKRHSHAVGIAGFLSGAEIGSFRVRKNAPLEGESLRGGLLRTQSGATVVAIKRGDQITANPDPIWEFQTDDIALLLATPEQMRVAARLFEPG, encoded by the coding sequence ATGGATTTTCATGCTTTACGCGATATCGTCGTCCTCTTCGGACTTGCCCTCTTTACCGTGGTCGTGCTGCGCAAGCTCAGGCTCCCCTCCATCATCGGCTTTCTGATCACCGGTTTCCTCGCCGGTCCCTACGCCCTCGGCTTTATCAGGAACACGCACCAGGTTGAACAGATGGCGGAGTACGGCGTGGTGCTCCTTCTTTTCACCATCGGCATGGAGTTCTCGCTGAAGGAGCTCATGCGCATCCGTCACATGGTGCTGATCGGCGGCGGGCTGCAGCTCGTTCTCACCATCATCGCGGTCGCCGTCATCGGGTCGCTGGACCATTTCCCCCTGTCGCAGGCCATTTTCTTCGGCTTTCTGGTCGCGCTGTCCTCCACCGCCATCGTCATGAAACTGATGATGGACGCCGGTGAGATGGACACCCCGCAGGGTAAGGCGGCGCTTGGCATCCTCATCTTTCAGGACCTCTGCATCGTCCCGCTCATGCTCTTCACTCCGTTTCTGGCCGGAGGGGGGGAGGGGCTCGCCGACATCGCCGTCGTTTCGGCCAAGGCGGGTGCCGTCGTCCTCGGTGCGCACTACGGCTCGCGCTTCGTGGTGCCGTGGCTCTTCGAACAGGTGGTGAAGACGAGAAGCCGCGAGCTCTTCGTCCTCTCCATCATCTTCATCGGCATGGGGACGGCCTGGCTCACCGCTCAGGTCGGGCTCTCACTCGCCCTGGGCGCCTTCATCGCCGGACTCGCCATCTCCGAATCGGAGTACAGCCACCAAGCGTTAAGCGACATCATGCCCTTCCGCGAAGCCTTCATGAGCCTCTTTTTCATCTCGGTGGGGATGCTCCTGAAACCGGCCATCCTGCTGAAGTTTCCGCTCCTCCTGATCGGCCTCGTCGTGTCGATCATCCTCATAAAAGCCGTGCTCACCACTGCGGTCGGTTTCGCCCTCGGGCTTCCCATGCGCATCGCGGTGATCGCCGGGCTCTCCCTCGCGCAGATCGGTGAATTCTCCTTTGTACTTTCCAGAAGCGGGCTCTCCTACGGCCTGCTTACCCGCGAGACGTACCAGCTCTTTCTCGGGGCGTCGATCGCCACCATGGCCTTGACTCCGCTCTGCCTGAAGATCTCCGGGCCGGTCGCGGATTTTCTCATCGGGGTATTGCCGCACCACTGGACCCGCGGCCGGAGCAGCCTGGCGCAAAACGGCGACAAGGTAGCCTTTCGAGATCACGTTATCGTCGTAGGCTATGGCGTGAACGGCAAGAATCTGGCGGGCGTTCTGAAAAACCTCGAGATCCCCCGCGTCATCATCGAGACCAATCCCTTCACGGTGCGCAGCCTGCGCATCCAGGGTGAATCGATCATCTTCGGCGACGCCTCGAAGCCGGAGATCCTCGAGCATGCCGCCATCAGGGACGCCCGCATCGTCGTCATAGCCATCTCCGACGCCGCCGCCAGCCGGCGCATCGCCGCCCTCGTCCGCCAGATGAATCCTTCCATTCACGTCATCGTGCGCACGCGCTACCTCCTCGAGATGGAGCCGCTCTTCAAACTGGGGGCGAACGAGGTGATTCCGGAGGAGTTCGAGACCTCGGTGGAGATCCTGTCCCGCGTGCTCAAGCGATTCCTGATTCCGCAGGATGTCATCGAGGAGTGTATTGCGGACGTGAGGCGCGACGGCTACGATATGTTGCGCAGCGCTTCAAAGCGTCACAGCCACGCCGTCGGGATTGCGGGCTTTCTCTCCGGTGCCGAGATCGGCAGCTTCCGGGTGCGCAAGAATGCCCCGCTCGAGGGGGAGAGCCTGCGGGGAGGGTTGTTGCGCACCCAGTCCGGTGCCACGGTGGTCGCCATCAAGCGTGGAGACCAGATCACCGCCAACCCCGATCCGATCTGGGAGTTCCAAACGGACGATATCGCGCTGCTCCTTGCCACTCCCGAGCAGATGCGCGTCGCCGCCAGGCTCTTTGAACCGGGGTGA
- a CDS encoding cation-translocating P-type ATPase: MGETARDTQHPSWHTIESGEVLSLLESSPAGLTAAEAARRLVRYGPNELEPPRSVSPWSVLIRQFKNVLILILLVSTLLSAFLGHAMEAAAIAVIVLFAVLLGFIQEYRAERALEALRLMAAPDAALIRDGKLVTAPARELVTGDLLMLRPGDRVAADVRLVEAVNLQLDEAALTGESVPVEKDAAPLADPDAPLAERKCMAYAGTVVSNGRGRGVVVATAMGTEFGSIARMLTGIETGRTPLQENLDLVGNLLARAALAVVAAIVVLGLWRGEPLVAMLLFGVALGVAAVPEALPAVVTISLALGVQRMVRRHALMRRLAAVETLGSTTVICSDKTGTLTRDEMTVRNCYAAGTWYDLTGSGYAPEGEFLREGRVVTPSAVLAELLKVGVLACDARLAQDEETGRYRVQGDPTEGALVVAASKAGLERDALHAHYPRVDEIPFTSERKCMTTLNRDGTALIACMKGAPEVVLAACASELAEDGERPLDEASRQRHLDAARVMAEGALRVLAVARKDVTGRSDAESGLTFLGLVGMIDPPRSEAREAIATCREAGIIPVMITGDHPVTAAAVARELGLITDGRVVTGAELSAMDDELLEREAEEIRVYARVSPEHKLRVVSALQKRGHVVAMTGDGVNDAPALKKADIGIAMGITGTEVSKEAAAMTLTDDNFASIVAAVEEGRGIFDNIRKYLMYLLSSNIGEIGLMAGAMLAGLPLPLSAVQILYVNLATDGLPALALAVDPAEADIMRRPPRNASGGIFTREVVALILIGGIWSALVNLLLFAWARASGCSEREAMTMAFVSLVLIQFFKAYNFRSDRHSVFRRPFANRWLNGAIIWEFALLLVVVYLPFLHRPFGTFSLTRGDWSVIILASGSIFPVLELAKWVLRRRDTGRSEQAEKKIPPVPPS, encoded by the coding sequence GTGGGCGAAACCGCAAGGGACACGCAACATCCCTCCTGGCATACCATTGAATCGGGGGAGGTGTTATCTCTGCTTGAGAGCTCTCCCGCCGGGCTCACGGCCGCCGAGGCCGCGCGTCGCCTGGTCCGTTACGGCCCCAACGAGTTGGAGCCGCCCCGCTCGGTCTCGCCGTGGTCCGTCCTTATCCGGCAGTTCAAGAACGTCCTCATCTTAATCCTGCTGGTTTCCACCCTGTTGTCCGCTTTCCTCGGCCACGCCATGGAGGCCGCGGCGATCGCCGTGATCGTGCTCTTCGCCGTCCTCCTCGGTTTCATCCAGGAATACCGCGCCGAGCGCGCCCTGGAGGCGCTACGCCTCATGGCGGCCCCCGACGCAGCACTCATCAGGGACGGGAAGCTGGTGACCGCACCCGCCCGCGAACTGGTGACGGGGGACCTGCTCATGCTCCGCCCCGGCGACCGGGTTGCCGCCGACGTGCGCCTTGTCGAGGCGGTTAACCTCCAGCTTGACGAGGCTGCACTGACCGGCGAATCGGTGCCGGTCGAGAAGGATGCCGCGCCCCTTGCCGACCCGGACGCCCCGCTGGCCGAGCGGAAGTGCATGGCCTACGCCGGGACCGTAGTGAGCAACGGGCGCGGACGCGGCGTCGTTGTCGCCACCGCCATGGGGACCGAATTCGGCTCCATCGCCCGGATGCTCACCGGCATCGAGACCGGCAGGACGCCGCTGCAGGAGAACCTCGACCTGGTGGGGAACCTGCTTGCGCGCGCCGCTCTAGCCGTTGTGGCGGCCATCGTCGTCCTCGGGTTGTGGCGCGGCGAGCCGCTCGTTGCGATGCTTCTCTTCGGCGTAGCGCTCGGCGTCGCCGCCGTTCCCGAGGCGCTCCCGGCTGTGGTCACCATCTCGCTTGCCCTGGGCGTGCAGCGCATGGTGCGGCGTCATGCGCTCATGCGCCGCCTTGCCGCCGTGGAAACGCTCGGGAGCACCACGGTGATCTGTTCCGACAAGACCGGCACGCTCACCCGCGACGAGATGACGGTGCGCAACTGCTACGCCGCCGGTACGTGGTACGACCTCACCGGCTCCGGGTACGCTCCGGAGGGGGAATTCCTGCGTGAGGGGAGGGTGGTGACCCCTTCGGCCGTGCTTGCCGAGCTTTTGAAGGTCGGGGTCCTTGCCTGCGACGCGCGCCTTGCGCAGGACGAGGAGACCGGGCGCTACCGCGTGCAGGGAGACCCGACCGAGGGCGCCCTGGTGGTGGCGGCCTCCAAGGCCGGTTTGGAGAGGGACGCGCTCCACGCGCATTACCCGCGCGTCGACGAGATCCCCTTCACCTCCGAGCGAAAGTGCATGACTACCCTGAACCGGGACGGAACCGCACTCATCGCCTGCATGAAAGGCGCCCCGGAAGTGGTCCTCGCCGCCTGCGCCTCGGAGCTTGCCGAGGACGGTGAGCGACCGCTTGATGAAGCATCACGGCAGCGGCACTTGGACGCGGCACGCGTCATGGCCGAAGGTGCGCTCCGCGTGCTGGCGGTCGCGCGCAAGGACGTGACGGGACGAAGCGACGCGGAAAGCGGCCTCACCTTTTTGGGGCTTGTCGGCATGATCGACCCGCCGCGCAGCGAGGCGCGTGAAGCAATTGCCACCTGCAGGGAGGCGGGCATCATCCCGGTCATGATCACCGGCGATCACCCGGTCACAGCGGCAGCGGTGGCGCGGGAACTTGGGCTCATCACGGACGGCCGCGTGGTCACCGGCGCCGAGCTATCCGCCATGGACGATGAACTCCTCGAGCGCGAGGCGGAGGAGATCCGGGTTTACGCTCGGGTCTCCCCGGAGCACAAGCTCCGCGTGGTGAGCGCGCTGCAAAAGCGGGGACACGTGGTCGCCATGACCGGCGACGGGGTGAACGACGCGCCTGCGCTCAAGAAGGCCGATATCGGCATCGCCATGGGGATCACCGGAACCGAGGTGAGCAAGGAGGCCGCGGCCATGACCCTTACCGACGACAACTTCGCCTCCATCGTGGCCGCCGTGGAGGAAGGGCGCGGCATCTTCGACAACATCAGGAAGTACCTTATGTACCTCCTCTCCTCGAACATCGGGGAGATCGGCCTGATGGCCGGTGCGATGCTTGCGGGCCTCCCCCTTCCCCTTAGCGCGGTGCAGATCCTTTACGTCAACCTTGCCACCGACGGCCTCCCGGCACTCGCGCTCGCCGTCGACCCGGCCGAGGCGGACATCATGCGCCGCCCCCCGCGCAACGCTTCCGGTGGCATCTTCACCAGAGAAGTGGTGGCGCTGATCCTCATCGGCGGGATCTGGTCGGCGCTGGTCAACCTGCTCCTGTTCGCCTGGGCGCGCGCCTCCGGGTGCTCCGAGCGCGAGGCGATGACCATGGCTTTCGTCTCACTGGTGCTGATCCAGTTTTTCAAGGCCTACAACTTCCGCTCGGACCGTCACTCGGTTTTCCGGCGTCCCTTCGCCAACCGGTGGCTGAACGGGGCGATCATCTGGGAGTTCGCGCTGCTTCTCGTGGTGGTGTACCTGCCGTTTTTGCACCGCCCCTTCGGCACCTTCTCCTTGACCCGGGGCGACTGGAGCGTCATTATTCTTGCCTCAGGCTCGATCTTCCCCGTGCTCGAGTTGGCCAAGTGGGTCCTGAGGCGCCGGGACACCGGCCGCTCCGAACAAGCCGAGAAAAAAATCCCACCTGTCCCCCCTTCATAA
- a CDS encoding DUF3124 domain-containing protein codes for MRLITTALLFALLVLPRHGYSATQEIRLSKGQTVYVPVYSNVFTGPRSLPFQLAATLGVRNTDPNSWIRITSIEYYDTSGKLIRRYQDNDKPLSLAPLATTYVHIDEKDTAGGFGANFIVRWQADRAVNAPIVECVMIGATSGQGISFVSPGQAIREVR; via the coding sequence ATGCGTCTCATCACCACCGCACTGCTGTTTGCACTTCTCGTACTCCCAAGGCACGGTTACTCCGCCACCCAGGAAATCCGCCTCTCAAAGGGACAGACGGTGTACGTCCCGGTTTACTCCAACGTCTTCACAGGTCCGCGCAGCCTGCCGTTCCAGTTGGCGGCAACCCTTGGCGTCAGGAACACCGATCCCAACTCCTGGATCCGCATCACCTCGATCGAATACTACGACACGAGCGGAAAGCTGATCCGGCGCTACCAGGACAATGACAAACCGCTCTCGCTCGCTCCGCTTGCCACCACCTACGTTCATATCGATGAGAAGGACACTGCGGGCGGCTTCGGGGCCAACTTCATCGTCAGGTGGCAGGCCGACCGCGCCGTCAACGCCCCCATCGTGGAATGCGTCATGATCGGTGCCACTTCCGGGCAGGGGATCTCCTTTGTGAGTCCTGGGCAGGCGATACGCGAGGTGAGATGA
- a CDS encoding sigma-54-dependent transcriptional regulator, which produces MYNGKVIICDDEVEILRYLSKILSAKGLELEVFSSGTSLMSVMENRGMDDADLVLLDVKMPDVDGLEILQRVKRMKLEVPVVMMTAYASINSAIEAMKLGAYDYVTKPFPKEKIFGILEKVLERRELLKENSALKDELGIPSGATPLIFTSETFRRVHDMAMLVAQSESNVVILGESGTGKELIASLIHNNSPRAKERFLTINCAALSDTLLESQLFGHVKGAFTGAVNAQKGLLEAANHGTLFLDEVGDMSPAIQAKLLRVLQEGDFIPVGDTKARSVDIRFVAATNKDLEEEVREKRFREDLFFRLNVISLHLPPLRDRGEDIELLARHFLAKYAARMKRDITDFTREAMQLLKSYNWPGNIRELENAIERAAILTRGNTITAETLPVWRTAPVPEPKQNGGKRLVSLETIEREHILHVLKATGNNKSRAAKILEIARRTLDRKIEEYGLEDEGIR; this is translated from the coding sequence ATGTATAACGGCAAGGTGATCATTTGTGACGACGAGGTCGAGATCCTCAGGTATCTCAGCAAGATACTTTCGGCCAAGGGGCTTGAGCTGGAGGTGTTCAGTTCCGGCACTTCCCTGATGAGCGTCATGGAAAACCGCGGCATGGACGATGCCGACCTGGTGCTGCTCGACGTGAAGATGCCGGACGTTGACGGTCTGGAGATCCTTCAGCGCGTGAAGAGGATGAAGCTTGAGGTGCCGGTCGTGATGATGACCGCCTACGCCTCGATCAACTCGGCCATCGAGGCGATGAAACTCGGCGCCTACGACTACGTTACCAAGCCCTTCCCCAAGGAGAAGATCTTCGGCATCCTGGAAAAGGTGCTGGAGCGCAGGGAGCTTCTCAAGGAGAACTCGGCGCTCAAGGACGAACTCGGCATACCGTCGGGCGCCACCCCGCTCATCTTCACCTCGGAGACCTTCCGGCGCGTGCACGACATGGCGATGCTCGTGGCGCAGAGCGAGTCGAACGTGGTGATCCTCGGGGAATCCGGCACCGGCAAGGAACTCATCGCGAGCCTCATCCATAATAACAGCCCGCGCGCCAAGGAGCGCTTCCTCACCATAAACTGCGCGGCCCTTTCCGACACCCTGCTCGAGAGCCAGCTCTTCGGGCACGTGAAGGGTGCCTTCACCGGCGCCGTCAACGCCCAGAAAGGCCTGCTCGAAGCCGCCAACCACGGCACCCTCTTCCTCGACGAGGTGGGCGACATGAGCCCTGCCATCCAGGCGAAGCTTCTGCGCGTGCTCCAGGAGGGGGACTTCATCCCGGTTGGGGACACCAAGGCGAGGAGCGTGGACATAAGGTTTGTCGCCGCGACGAACAAGGACCTCGAGGAGGAGGTGCGCGAAAAGCGCTTCCGCGAGGACCTTTTCTTCCGCTTGAACGTCATCTCGCTCCACCTCCCCCCGCTGCGCGACCGCGGCGAGGACATCGAGCTTCTCGCTCGGCACTTCCTCGCCAAGTACGCGGCGCGCATGAAGCGTGACATCACCGACTTCACGCGCGAGGCGATGCAGCTGCTCAAATCGTACAACTGGCCCGGCAACATCCGCGAACTGGAAAACGCCATCGAGCGCGCCGCCATCCTTACCCGCGGCAACACCATCACCGCCGAGACCCTGCCGGTCTGGCGCACGGCACCGGTGCCCGAACCGAAGCAAAACGGCGGCAAGAGGCTCGTTTCACTGGAAACCATCGAGCGCGAGCACATCCTGCACGTGCTCAAAGCCACCGGCAACAACAAAAGCCGAGCCGCGAAGATCCTCGAGATCGCCAGGCGTACCCTGGACCGCAAGATCGAAGAGTACGGCCTTGAGGACGAGGGGATTCGCTGA